The Micromonospora violae DNA segment CTGGTCGGTGCCGGCGCCGGGACCGGCCGGCACCGCGGCGGCGGCGGGTCGCGGCAGCTCGTTGCCGGGTGCGGCAGGGTCACCTGGGGTGCGGGGACCGACCAGCGCCGGGTCCGCCGGCCGAGCGTTACCCGGGCTGCCCGGGCGCACCCCATCACCGCCGTTTCCGACCATCGTGGTCTGCGCCACGTCGACCGGCTCAGATGTCTCCCGGAGCAGGCCCTGACCCACGTTCTCGATCAGCTCACAGCCGTCCAGCCGCCCGGACGCGGCGCCGACGAACCGCACACCCGGCCCGCCGCTGTGATGCACCCGGGTGCCGCGCAGGGTCAGGTTCGCCGCCCGCTGGGCCAGAATTCCGACCGTACGGGCGCTGCCCACATCCGATCCGGTCACTGTCGCCGTACCGTTGACCAGCAACCCGACCCCGCAGCCCTGCACCGTCGCCTGGTCAGCGTTGAGGGTCGCCTCGGCTTCGACCAGGATTCCGCCGAACCCGCACCGCTCGATGCGGACCCGTTCCACCCGTGCCTGCGCCTGGTCGAGCAGTCGTACCCCGTACTCCTGGATGTTGTCGAGCAGGCAGTCCTCGACCAGCGGGGTGGCCGAACCGCCGACCACGATTCCGGTGGGCCCACCCCGCACGGTCAGCCCGCGGACCGTGCCCGTGGCTTCGCCCTGGAACAGCAGCGCGCCGCCCGGGCTGTCCGTCAGCTGGCCGCCCTCGATCAGTGGTGCGGCCGACCCGCTGACCGCGATCGCGGCGGCCTGGGCGCCGGTTATCTCGCCGTTGATGAAGGCGCCGGTGGCTTCCTCCAGCACGAGCAGTCCGTGCCCGTGGGCGTCGTGCACCTGGCAGCCGCGCAGCACCGGGGCGGCGGTGCCGGACAGCACCACGCCATGCCCGCCGACCGTACGGATCGCACAACCCTCCAGGGTCGGCTGGCCCCCGGTGACGATCACCCCGGTCCCGCTCAGGTCATGCAGCTGACTGCGGAGCACGCGCAGCGTGCCGCCCTCGACCACCACTGCGGAGCCGTCGACCCTGGTGATCTCACAGGCGTCGAGCGTGCCGCGCCCGTCCTGGCTGCAGTGCACGCCGATGCCACGGATCTCGGTCAGCGTGCAGCCGCGCAGCACCGGGTCCGCGCCGCCGACGATCACCACTCCGGCGCCGCCCGTGTCCCGGACCGTCGTGGCGCTGAGCGTGCCGCCACCGGTGCGCTCGAACAGGAGACCGGCACCGCCGGGGTTGCTGACCTGGCAGTCGTGCAACTCCACCGCGCCGCCAGGCACGTGTACCGCGACGATCCCCTGCCCGGCGACCGTGCACTTGGTGGCAGTGAGCAGGCCCCGCCCGACCTGGAGCGCCGGCAGGTTCGCCGAGCCGCCACGCACCGAGATCCCGCGTAGCGTCACGTTTCCCGCGGCGACGAACAGGGCCACCCCGTCGCCGCCGTCGATGGTCACCGTGCCCGGGCCGTCCTCGGCCACCACTGTGACATCTCGGACGAGTCGGAGCTGCTCGTGGTATGTGCCCGGCTGAACGACGATCATGGCACCCGGGGCAGCCTGTTCCAGCGCCGCGGTGATGCTCGGCACGCATCCCGGCTCGGTCTCGGAAACCGACAGCATGTTAGCCACGCTCATTCATCCTCATCAGCCGTGACAGCACGGGCGAGCGCCGGTGCGGGGTAGGGGCGGCCGGCATCGTCCAGGCCAGGTGCGAAAGACAGCGGTACGGCGTCGCCGGCGACCGGCGCGCCGCCCTGGTCGGCATCGCGCAACCGGTCCAGGACCCGCTCGGCGCTGTCCCGACCGCCTCGGTACGACGCCTTGAGGTCGCGCAACAGAACCCGGGGCGACCCGTCGGGGGCGGTGTCGTCGACCGCGAGAACCTGGAACCGACTGCCCGGCGGGAAGATCGCGGAGGCCGGCTTATGGGGGTCCAGGGCGTCCAACCGCCGTGCGGTGACCGACCAGATGACGAACCGCACCACGGTTCCCGTACCCCTCGTGGGGGTCAGGTCGACGTCCACGAAGGCCGGTTCGACCACTTCGTCACCCGGCCGGTAGACGGCGGCCAGACCCGGGTCGACGAGCCCGTGCTGAAAGACCGGCCCCAGGACCGACGGCAGTCTGCGCAGCCCATACCCGGCGCTGCGGGCCACCAACAGGAGTCGGTCCACCTCGGCGTCGGGGCCACCACCTCGCAGGACCTGATTCACCAGGTCACGTTCGCCGCAGCAGTACGCCCGGACCGCGACCAGCCCGGCGGCGAGTTCCCTGGAGCCGCCGGCCGCGGCCCGCAGCCCGGGTGACTGTGCCAGTGTCCGGGCCACCACCCGGGCGTGTGCGTCGTACCGGCCGTCGAGCGCCTGGCGCAGCGCCCCCGGGTTCGCGATCGCCTCCTGCCCATCGACGTCGACCAGCCAGCGAGGTGCCGGCCCGGACGGTCCCTCCGGTCGCGGAGCCCACGGGGTCACACTCGTGTCCGGGGCCTGCCCATGTGCGTGGATCGGCGGCGGCGACCCGACGGGTTCGGGCGACGGTGGTGCCGCGAGCGCGCCGGCGACGCCCGCGAGCGATTCCGGCTGCCAACCCACAACCACGGCCGTCGGCTCCTCGGGCTGGCCGAGGCCCGTGGCGCTCGTTGGCACCTCCTCTGCCGCGGTGCCGGCCGGCGAGGTGGTGGTCGATCCGGTGTCGCCGGGCTGAGGGGTGCCGTCCGACACCGGCACCAGCAGCGCCGGCCAGCCCGGGTGCGCGATCCAGTGGTCGGACGTGAGCAGGGCGAGGATCTCCGGGACGATCGGGGTGGGTGCCGATACCGGTTCCGCGCCGTCTGATTGAGCCGGGGCGGTCGGCTGCGCCGGGATCGTCGGTACGGCGGTGCCGAGTCGGTGGGAACGTGCCGGCCGGGGAGTACGTCGACGGACCCGCGCTGATGGTCGGGGCGGCAACACCGCGCCAACCGGCCGAACCCGACGCGGACCGGAGGCGCCGCCGGGCTGCCGACGGCCCCACAGGGCGAAGCCACCGGTGGTCCGCAGCAGCCCGGTGGCGGTACGGGTGACCGGCCCGTCGGCCACGTACAGCGGTGCCGTGAGCGCGTCGGCCAGACCGCCGAAGAGCAGGTCGGCGGCGCCTCCCCGCACCGGGACGCCGTAGGTGACGAGCACCAACGGTCGCGTGTCCCCGGCCCGACACACCTCGATCAGTTTCGCCAGTGCGCGGGGCGGCACCGGCCGGTTGTTCAGCCGGAATCCGGTGACCCGCACCGAGATCTCGACCAGGAAGCCGGCCAGGATCGGGGCGTTGCCCAGCACCGTTTCGTCCACGAATGACCAGCCCGCCGCGGTGCGTACACCGGGCATCGTGGCGGGCACGGTGGCGGCGGTCGCCGACGAGCCGCGGCCGGCGCGGGGCGCGGGCCGGGCCGGCGACAGAACGCGGGGCGGGCGTCGGCCCGGCAGATCGACCAGACCGCCGTTCGTGTGCAGGAGCACGTGTGGCCAGCGTGTGGCGACAGAGAGCCGCACCGCCGGTGGCGGCGGCACTGCCGGGGGTGGCAGTGGTGCTGGGGACGGCAGTGGTGGCCAGGGCGGTTCGGACCGGACGGCGCCCTCCGGGTCCACCGTCCGCCAGGGCACGGGCTGGAGCACGGCACCGGCCGAGACCGTCAGCTCGGTCTGCGGAAACGTAACCTCCTGGCCGATCCACTCGGCCAGGAGGTGCACCTCCTTGGCAAGATCGACCGAGGGGGCGTACGACCCGAGGGGCACCAACCGGACCCCGGTGGCGACACCGCCGAGGTGCTCAAACAGCGCGTCCACCAACTGCTCGAACAGATCGGGGCGGGCCGTCATCGACGGCGCGCTCACCACTGCCCGCCGTCCCTGCTCGGCAGGCAGGGAGGCGGCCAGCCTGAGCGCCGGCGTCGACGGATCCGCCTCGGTACGCACAGTGAGCGCCTCGCCGACGTACTCCACGATGGGTGCAGAATCCGGCGGGTCGGCGCTCGCGGGGGAGATTGCGGTACGCACAGCAGTCAGGGCCGCGCCCGTCGGGTCAGGGCAGCCCGCACCCGACGCGGGCTGGAAACCACGCACCGGGGTCGATGCCCTTGGTTCGCGTCACCGCCGGGTGTGGCCGCCACTGTTCAATCTCCCTCACCTACAAGATCGGATACACGACGACTAACGCTCGAGGCGGGTTCAAAGGTTGTCGGGAATTTTTTCGCCACCAGGAGCATCCGCAGGAGATCCTTCGCCATCCTGGTCCGGGCTGCCCTCCTCGACCGGCGCGTAGAGGGTCGAGAGCGCCCGGTGGAGAGCAACAACGTCCACTTCCGGCACGACGTAGTGGTTTGTCCGGATCGCGCCCAGTAGGTCAGGGTCCGGCGCCAGCCCGTACGTGCGCAGGTAGTAGGCCGCGGCGTCGGTCCAGATCCAGTGGCCGTCGGTGAAGAACCCGGTGGGCACCACCTCGCCGGCGGCCGGATCGACCACGTCCGGGCTCCGGGTCGGCGCGATCAGCAGGGGCGTTCCGTCGGCCAGGTATTCCAGGATCTGGTCGCGTTCGTCGCCCTCGAGCCGAGGGTGGTCGGGCGCGAAGGCGGGCCCGTGCTCGGGGTCGAACGTGTCGTACACCCGCGCCACCAGCGGCGTGACCGGCGGTGCCGCGGTCCAGAGCAGGGTGGAGAACCCGAGGGTGTTGCGCTGATACGCCGGCAGCTCATCGGGGTCGACGAAAACCTCGACCTGCGGATCCGTCTCGCCGACAGCCTCCAGGGCGTCCTGCACGTGAACGGCCAGCGCCGGCACCGCCGCCTCGTCACCACTTTGCAGCAGGTAGATCCGGCGCGGCGGTGGCCACTGGGCGTCGATGGCGGGGAACCGCCACGCCCGCCACAGGGCGACCACCGCCGCCCCGTCGTTCCGCTGCGCCTCGACCGCGTCGACCGCCGCCCGGTCGACGTCGTCGGCGGCGCCCGGCCCGTCGTACGGCACGGTCAGATCGATGCTGTACGGCACCGCGGCGCCATGTTCGGCCAGCTCATCGGGGCTGACCGGGGCGACCCCGTACGGCGGCAGCGGGTCATCGTCGGCGCGCTCGATGTCGACAAGCGCCTCGGTGTCCTCCCCCGCCGCGACGAGGGTCGCGGAGAGCAGGCTCACGTCACCCTCCGTCATCGGAATTCGACCGGCCAGGGCGGCAAAGAGCACCGACTGGGCGATCTCCACGAACTCGCCCTCGGCCAGCCACCGACGCGCGGCGGTGGTCAACTCGTCCGGCAGCCGGCCGGACATCCGCAGCAGCAGAGCGTGAAAGGCGGCAACCTCGTCGATGGACGCCTCAACCACCTGTGTCATCGCGTCGCCCTCTCCGTACCCAACGTTGTGCGTGGACGGTCGGTCCCGTCACCTGCCTCGGACGTCCTCACGACGGACAGCAGGTCCACCCGGTTCAAATTGGCTGCGGCCGGCGCTCGCGCGCCGGCCGCAGTGCTCAGTCGCGTGGCAGTAGGTAGGCGCGGTCGGCGTCGAAGGTGAGATCGACCGACGCCCCCTCCGCCAGCGCCTCGCTCGGGTCGCCGCCCTGCTCGGTGGCGGTGATGGTGCCGGCCACCGTCTCGATCTCGTAATCGAGGCTCGGGCCGTGGAACGTCGAGCGCAGCACGGTGCCGTTGCCACCGCTGGTGACCGGTGTGAGCCGGACCGTCTCGGGTCGGATCATCAGGACGGCG contains these protein-coding regions:
- a CDS encoding right-handed parallel beta-helix repeat-containing protein — encoded protein: MSVANMLSVSETEPGCVPSITAALEQAAPGAMIVVQPGTYHEQLRLVRDVTVVAEDGPGTVTIDGGDGVALFVAAGNVTLRGISVRGGSANLPALQVGRGLLTATKCTVAGQGIVAVHVPGGAVELHDCQVSNPGGAGLLFERTGGGTLSATTVRDTGGAGVVIVGGADPVLRGCTLTEIRGIGVHCSQDGRGTLDACEITRVDGSAVVVEGGTLRVLRSQLHDLSGTGVIVTGGQPTLEGCAIRTVGGHGVVLSGTAAPVLRGCQVHDAHGHGLLVLEEATGAFINGEITGAQAAAIAVSGSAAPLIEGGQLTDSPGGALLFQGEATGTVRGLTVRGGPTGIVVGGSATPLVEDCLLDNIQEYGVRLLDQAQARVERVRIERCGFGGILVEAEATLNADQATVQGCGVGLLVNGTATVTGSDVGSARTVGILAQRAANLTLRGTRVHHSGGPGVRFVGAASGRLDGCELIENVGQGLLRETSEPVDVAQTTMVGNGGDGVRPGSPGNARPADPALVGPRTPGDPAAPGNELPRPAAAAVPAGPGAGTDQTTSLLAELDALVGLAGVKHEVATLVGLHQISQRRAAAGLPAPPMSRHLVFAGAPGTGKTTVARLYGRILAGLGVLRSGQLVEVSRADLVAEHIGGTAVKTTEKFNEALGGVLFVDEAYTLAPIEGGSGHDFGREAVDTLVKLMEDHREEVVVIVAGYSAQMRTFLAANPGLASRFSRNVEFESYSTDELVTIVERLCSTHHYSLEYDTRLALASLFDGMNRDVNFGNARVARKVFEEMVGRQAYRLSQAGDTSGVELAQLLPQDLGAPATSGVHAGEARDDDLNRLLARLNSMIGLAEVKREVADMVDLLATIRTRVQAGLPAPSVSRHLVFSGPPGTGKTTVARLYGELLTALGVLAGGQLVEVARADLVGEYIGHTAQRTREAFDRARGGVLFIDEAYTLAPPDARQDFGREAIDTLVKLMEDHRDEVVVIAAGYEDEIEEFLATNAGLASRFSRRIHFANYDATDLVAIFQNLAEASGYECPGQTLVALREHFEHIPRTRSFGNGRYARQVLDEAITRQAGRIRALVNPNVEQLRTLLVEDVTRT